Proteins found in one Choristoneura fumiferana chromosome 16, NRCan_CFum_1, whole genome shotgun sequence genomic segment:
- the LOC141436219 gene encoding uncharacterized protein, giving the protein MSTVFTFALLALTSASAQLFHKVELAEEKTPYDYVKERLDALGSDVKSGLPLSNSYEVEESVDYPEQIEGAASQVLNTVGGVGGIGYGQGLGIGGIGGLGGVGIGQGLGIGIGGLGGLGGVGGVGNVGGGIGVGGIGGGIGGGIGGQGIVGQGLIHPGLAGLGVGGVGLGGGLLYHPLIQQSQVGGGYVDKNAYDAAQKKGAGENLEKLEKKAGEEVKHGQEGYQQGAAAAAAAKGESSFYKDEEAKKKAAGDEKYYEGGQKVDKHGANEEQLKKAKSHKKGHVSKGFKTSSSKNEEEKTESFYDEAHDEADHKIAGQNAGSFGENSQQGFKGAHEEKILDANAHGKEGHHVSEQKIDDSKANKGEFLQKGYKGEAEQLEKFNNLGAHSVHGHQEASGGFQQNKGGSILPIHRR; this is encoded by the exons ATGTCGACGGTTTTCACCTTCGCCCTCTTGGCGCTGACGTCAGCATCAGCGCAGCTGTTCCACAAGGTGGAGCTAGCAGAAGAGAAGACACCATACGATTACGTAAAGGAACGCCTCGATGCACTCGGCAGTGATGTAAAATCAGGACTGCCGTTATCTAACTCTTATGAAGTGGAAGAAAGTGTGGATTACCCAGAACAGATCGAAGGCGCAGCTTCGCAAGTTTTGAACACGGTTGGCGGTGTTGGTGGCATCGGTTACGGCCAAGGTTTGGGTATTGGTGGAATCGGAGGCCTCGGAGGCGTCGGCATTGGACAAGGATTAGGGATTGGCATCGGAGGCCTTGGTGGTTTGGGTGGGGTTGGCGGAGTTGGTAATGTAGGAGGAGGAATAGGTGTTGGTGGAATTGGAGGTGGCATTGGGGGAGGTATTGGTGGTCAAGGGATCGTGGGCCAAGGCTTGATACATCCAGGTCTAGCGGGTCTTGGGGTTGGCGGTGTTGGGTTAGGTGGAGGTCTTCTGTACCATCCACTTATCCAACAATCTCAAGTGGGTGGAGGATACGTGGATAAGAACGCGTATGATGCCGCGCAGAAGAAAGGAGCTGGCGAGAATTTGGAGAAACTAGAAAAGAAAGCTGGGGAAGAAGTGAAACATGGGCAAGAGGGATACCAACAGGGTGCTGCGGCGGCAGCGGCTGCGAAAGGAGAGTCCAGTTTTTACAAGGATGAAGAAGCGAAGAAAAAGGCAGCTGGAGACGAGAAATACTATGAGGGTGGCCAGAAAGTTGACAAACACG GCGCCAATGAAGAGCAACTAAAGAAAGCAAAGAGTCACAAGAAAGGTCACGTGAGCAAGGGTTTCAAGACCTCTAGTAGCAAGAACGAAGAAGAAAAAACCGAGAGTTTCTACGACGAGGCTCACGACGAGGCTGATCATAAG ATTGCTGGCCAGAACGCTGGGTCCTTCGGTGAGAATTCGCAGCAAGGATTCAAGGGAGCGCACGAAGAGAAGATCCTGGATGCCAATGCCCATGGCAAAGAGGGACACCATGTGTCCGAACAGAAGATTGACGACTCCAAGGCTAACAAG GGTGAGTTCCTCCAAAAGGGCTACAAAGGCGAAGCGGAACAGCTGGAGAAATTCAACAACCTCGGAGCCCATTCTGTGCATGGACATCAGGAGGCCAGTGGAGGATTCCAACAGAACAAGGGGGGCAGCATCCTGCCGATACACAGGCGTTAG